The following nucleotide sequence is from Citrus sinensis cultivar Valencia sweet orange chromosome 6, DVS_A1.0, whole genome shotgun sequence.
aCGAGATATCTTAGGGAGAGCCCCAACTGTGAGAGGCACCTTTAAGTCCGTACCACAACCTagactagaagtccccgctcgaaccgAGAGGCACAGGTTCTCCTAATAAAagcgacttccctgcgactcgaactagggagcaaacccagtcaagccacttaaggggactccattgccagtggagccaacactttgttggtggATTCTAGACCTTTTCTATGATAGCTGGATAGCACTATGATTTACATTGGGATGTATGATTTCTTTATCTAAATCTTACTTTAGCAATAGAGGGTTCTCACCGGAACCCCACTGGCGAGTCCTGCTGTTTTCTATGAGTGACAGGTTGAGAAATTCGTATTCAACTCGCTACATAGGTTCAATTCGTACTATTTTTgcaccaaaataaatttttctgttGAGGTCATTTTTCGGCATCAACAATTCACTTTACAAATGTTTGGAGTACAATATCCCATGGTTTTAGTTCACTTTCCAAATCTAAAATTGATCTTTCTTTGATGCTTCGTTTGCTTCCCAGGTCAAAAATTATTACCAAAGATTTGCAAGGACactttattcaatttattatttttgtaattactaataaattaatgtttcttGGTTTTTTTCTTGTTCGTGGAATTTGGAAGAGGGAAGaggaatttttgaaatcagagcaaagagaaagaaaatgagggaattgtttgacttttaataaattaatttttaaatttaaaaattaggatcaggctacggtgcaactgtgttaccgtgccacagttacatccagccgttggatgcatTGGATTAGTGGGGTTCACTGGCATCTAACGGCTGGATGCAACTGTAGCACGGTACTACAGTTGCACCACAGGTTTCtcctaaaaattattgacacatattaaaaaattattagttcgTGATTTTACATCATGAGATAACATGGaatatcaaatatattttaaaattaatttctctgTAGTCCGACACATGCCTACCTAGTCTCAAGATTACCGATGAGATTACGGCATcaaaaaactatttatttgacaaaatatatttctGTTActcgtttataaaaaaaagttgcatAAAGTGTGTTGGAAATTACAAGTTCTCATCTCATTACTGATCCTTCCTTATCACACGTGGCGCGcttatataaattaagttgtCATTTCATTGCGGTTGTTAGTTGCAGAAAACAGTAACACAGCAAGACCCTCCGCCATTATAACTTGCAATCCAAAACTATCCAGGTATTTTAGATAAGATAGGAATGGTTGCTTTTTGGCCTTCTAACCaatagggggaaaaaaatgtcaGATTTTAGAGAGAAAAGATGGTCTCTCAAGGGTATGACGGCCCTTGTCACAGGTGGAACCAAAGGGATCGGGTTTGTGCTTTCTCTTCTTCGCCTTAATTTTCCTGAATCAATCCaattctattcttttttttttttttttttgttacaatATAAGTTGTTAATGAACTGATTGATCAGATATGCCGTAGTAGAAGAACTAGCAGCATTTGGAGCAATAGTTCATACATGTTCCCGTAACGAAACAGAGCTCAATCAAAGAATTCAAGAATGGAAGAGTAAGGGGCTTCAAGTGAGTGGCAATGCATGTGACGTGAAAATTAGAGCTCAGCGAGAGAAGCTGATGGAGACTGTCTCGTCTCAATTTGATGGCAAGCTCAACATCCTTGTAAGTTCTGCACAGCTGCCATATTCacgaagaaatttttttgttaaaagcCGGGGACCATACGGGAGTATACATTAGATAGATTAggaagtaaaattatttttccaaaaactgcttcaatttcaaagtttcTCTCTGCTTATGTGAGTAATAAGGTTGCAACTCTAATGAGTCttttgcttcttcaaactcaaGAACGCTTTATTACTGAAGATCATTTTCTCAGATTAACAATGCTGGAACCTTCATACCTAAGGAAACCACAGAATTTACCGAGGAGGATTTCTCAACTGTAATGACTACCAATTTTGAGTCTGCTTATCATGTGTCTCAACTTGCACACCCCCTCTTAAAATCATCAGGAAATGGAAACATCATATTTATATCCTCTGTTGCAGGCGTTATTGCTATACCAATGTGTTCCATAGCAGCATCGAGTAAAGGTACAGtccaatattttcttttaatatctAGTTCCAAGGAAGTCTTTTAAATGCTAAATAGTCTTCTGTACTCCAGGGGCGATGAATCAACTCACAAAGAACTTGGCATGCGAGTGGGCAAAAGACAAAATTCGTGTGAATTCAGTTGCACCATGGATCATTAGAACCCCACTCATTGATAAAGTATTGGTATATACCCATTCCCTTCACCCTTTTCTAAGATTTGCTATATATCTATGTTATATTTTCCTCATTCCATATATCTAATTAAAAAGATCCATTAAAGTATTATGCTCCTAAGTTTTAGCATACAATTACTATGGAAATCATGTCAAATATAATCCTTTATTTCCAACCAATAAagcataaatatataaagaaaaaattcacaGGACTAGAATTCCAAAGCACCCCATTATGTCAAAGTCGGCAGTGCCGCTTGCTTGTATCTTCTGAGTATGCAAATCTCTTGCATTTGGAAGAAATAGTGCTTAACAGCTTGtattaactattaattttctattctttcAGAAAGATTCTACGTTTCTGGAACAAGCAAATCGCATGATACTCCGTACTCCTATCCCCCGACCTGGAGAACCTACTGAGGTTTCATCGGTGGTGGCATTCCTATGCTTCCCAGCTGCTTCATATGTCACCGGGCAGGTTATTTGTGTTGACGGTGGATACTCTATCACTGGGTTTTAGCGCCACAGGCAGCGAAAATTATCTTTGGAACGTCTTCACTGTCTTGTGTGCCATTCTAATAAgctctttttaaataaagaagatTCTGTGTTACTTTTGAGTTGTTTACATTGTCAATTGTCCTGAATTTTGCAACCTTCCatctttgataaataataaatttccaatttaaaAGACTCCTCTGAATCCTTTTAGATCAAGAAATGTACTCCATGAATCGACAAGAAATACGAACCTATCAGCTACTAAAATCCAACAGTATGATATCTGATGCTCAGATTAAAATGAGATGAATTTATTTGGGTTGTTTTGGCTAGATTCACCCCAAAGTTAATACCTGCTTACATCACTTTGATCATCAACAGTTATAACATTTATGCATTTCATCACAAGTTAGCTATTCCTATACATCATTTTGTTTCTCCTTCTTCCCCATCAATCACTTATTGTGAAGTGTTGAAAACACGTGTTGGGGGGACTTAGTATAAGATTTTTATGTATCCAACCCAAAAAACTAGCATTTTAGGTGGAGTGACCTACCATCTTATAAACCCAAGCATCTCCCCTTTACTAGCCAATGTGGGACACAACTCAACAATCCCCCCCCTCGGACGAAACCACCGCCGAACTCCGGTCCTTTCGTCCGACATACCTGAGTTGTTCCACCACCACATTCCGGATACTAGGATCTAGCTCTGATACTACTTGTTGGAGGGACTTAGCATAAGATTTATAGGTATCCAACCCAAAAGACTAGCCAATGTGGAACACAACTCAACAATCCCCCACTCGGACAAAACCACCGTCGGACTTTGGTCCTTTCGTCCGACACACCTGAGTTGTTCCACTACCATATTCCGGCTACTAAGGTCTaactctgataccacttgttggaGGGATTTAGCATAAGATTTCTATGTATCCAACCCAAAAAACTAGTCTTTTAGGTGGAGTGACCTACCATCTTATAAACCCAAGCATCTCTCTTTTACTAGCCAATGTGGGACACAACTCAACAATCCCCCCCCTTGGACGAAACCACTGCCGAACTCCGGTCCTTTCGTCCAACATATATGAGTTGTTCCACCACCACATTTCGGATACTTGGGTCTAACTCTGATACCAAATATGTTAGAACTCAAGTTAGAATGGAAGAAGATTCTTATCTCAGCaac
It contains:
- the LOC102612070 gene encoding tropinone reductase homolog isoform X2 gives rise to the protein MSDFREKRWSLKGMTALVTGGTKGIGYAVVEELAAFGAIVHTCSRNETELNQRIQEWKSKGLQVSGNACDVKIRAQREKLMETVSSQFDGKLNILINNAGTFIPKETTEFTEEDFSTVMTTNFESAYHVSQLAHPLLKSSGNGNIIFISSVAGVIAIPMCSIAASSKGAMNQLTKNLACEWAKDKIRVNSVAPWIIRTPLIDKVLKDSTFLEQANRMILRTPIPRPGEPTEVSSVVAFLCFPAASYVTGQVICVDGGYSITGF